Proteins encoded together in one Ipomoea triloba cultivar NCNSP0323 chromosome 4, ASM357664v1 window:
- the LOC116016148 gene encoding uncharacterized protein LOC116016148, with protein MHGIDDAQIVSNLALPMVEQSVEHAQSEFELDGGVVTQPECISHAAQVDREDDDLVDELQEEGDDKDDEEEGLVGEDYNFVDVVSADFEWARVDAESEDVGMGENEQVQSDYYDSDDPPSYQSEKDDVEVSFEQSNKAKNRFKHPSYNPNVETDELDVGTLYDDAKQFKKAMINYAVYSKRDIHFVHNEPKRVTVQCVKSCPFHCHGSWEERFMCFQLKTLEPEHKCNQKYTLGIVSQKWIEDRYEDKIRDDLTIGHMELKKHIRSELNLNVEGS; from the exons ATGCATGGGATTGATGATGCACAAATAGTTTCAAATTTAGCTTTACCAATGGTAGAACAAAGTGTTGAGCATGCCCAATcagaatttgaattagatgggGGTGTGGTTACCCAACCAGAATGTATTTCACATGCCGCTCAGGTTGATCGAGAGGATGATGATTTAGTAGATGAACTACAAGAAGAAGGTGATGATAAGGATGATGAAGAAGAGGGATTAGTTGGTGAGGATTACAACTTTGTTGATGTTGTTAGTGCAGATTTTGAGTGGGCTAGAGTTGATGCTGAAAGTGAGGATGTAGGAATGGGTGAGAATGAGCAAGTACAAAGTGATTATTATGACTCCGATGATCCCCCGAGTTATCAATCTGAAAAGGATGATGTAGAAGTATCATTTGAACAATCCAACAAGGCAAAGAATAGATTCAAACATCCTTCTTACAATCCTAATGTTGAGACAGATGAACTAGATGTGGGTACCTTGTATGATGATGCAAAACAATTCAAGAAAGCCATGATTAATTATGCAGTTTATTCGAAGAGAGATATTCACTTTGTGCACAACGAGCCCAAGCGAGTAACTGTACAATGTGTAAAATCCTGTCCATTTCACTGTCATGGTTCGTGGGAAGAAAGGTTCATGTGTTTTCAGCTGAAAACACTTGAACCTGAGCATAAATGCAATCAAAAATATACCCTGGGAATTGTGAGCCAAAAGTGGATTGAAGACAGGTATGAGGACAAGATAAGAGATGATCTTACCATTGGACATATGGAACTAAAAAAACATATCCGATCAGAATTGAATCTTAAT GTTGAGGGTTCATAG